One stretch of Schlesneria sp. DSM 10557 DNA includes these proteins:
- a CDS encoding sialate O-acetylesterase: protein MKNERSRLMVAIVALLMSSSVSWADVQLPEIISNNMVLQKDIPLPIWGWAAANEEVTVTLGDASQSTKADASGKWKVVLPAIKTAGGPFEMTVKGKNEIKVTNILIGEVWAGSGQSNMQWPVSASLNGVQEIANAKFPKIRLFIVPLVPAGTPSEHVNARWVECSPETVAGSSAVLYFFGREIHQKLDVPVGLITTAWGGTRIQPWIPPVGYTAIPELAAEKNDMVNMVNAYADQLANFSNSIKAYTKQISEAKPGEAVPPVQQGPPGHPLNSNYQYTGLYNGMIHALAPFGIRGFLWYQGESNNGQGMQYYHLKRGLIEGWRSVWNQEGNRDFPFLFAQLAPFKYDGDPTRLAGIWEAQTATLAVKNTGMAVLTDITTLNDIHPPNKQEVGRRLSLWALANTYGQQNLEFSGPLYKSVKIDGNKAIVTFTHAAGLKSQDGKELSWWSIAGDDKKFVKATAKIEGETVVVTADGVTKPVAVRFGWHQLAEPNLANGAGLPASPFRTDTWIDAQNWNP, encoded by the coding sequence ATGAAGAACGAGCGATCGCGTCTGATGGTGGCCATTGTGGCCTTACTGATGAGTTCCTCAGTCAGTTGGGCGGACGTCCAGCTTCCGGAAATTATCAGTAACAACATGGTGTTGCAGAAGGATATCCCTCTGCCGATCTGGGGTTGGGCTGCTGCGAACGAAGAAGTGACCGTGACCTTGGGCGACGCCAGTCAGTCGACCAAAGCAGACGCCTCGGGGAAATGGAAGGTGGTGCTGCCTGCGATCAAGACAGCCGGCGGTCCTTTCGAAATGACCGTCAAAGGCAAGAATGAGATCAAGGTCACCAACATCCTGATCGGTGAAGTCTGGGCCGGATCGGGCCAGTCCAACATGCAATGGCCTGTCAGTGCGTCGCTCAATGGCGTCCAGGAAATCGCCAATGCGAAGTTTCCCAAGATCCGCCTGTTCATCGTTCCGCTTGTTCCTGCTGGAACACCTTCTGAGCATGTGAACGCTCGCTGGGTCGAATGTTCTCCCGAAACCGTCGCTGGCTCGTCCGCAGTGCTCTACTTCTTCGGTCGCGAGATTCATCAGAAGCTCGACGTACCTGTCGGTCTTATTACGACCGCCTGGGGTGGGACGCGAATTCAGCCATGGATTCCTCCTGTCGGATACACCGCGATCCCTGAGCTGGCCGCTGAGAAAAACGACATGGTGAACATGGTCAATGCCTACGCCGACCAGCTCGCTAACTTCTCCAACTCAATCAAGGCCTATACCAAGCAGATTTCTGAAGCCAAGCCCGGTGAGGCGGTTCCACCAGTCCAACAAGGCCCTCCAGGACATCCCCTGAACAGCAACTACCAGTACACCGGTCTCTACAACGGAATGATCCACGCTCTCGCTCCCTTCGGGATTCGTGGATTCCTCTGGTACCAAGGTGAATCCAACAATGGCCAGGGAATGCAGTACTATCACTTGAAGCGAGGCTTGATCGAAGGCTGGCGCTCGGTCTGGAATCAGGAGGGTAACCGCGATTTCCCGTTCCTGTTCGCACAGCTTGCCCCGTTTAAATACGACGGCGATCCAACCCGTCTGGCCGGAATCTGGGAAGCTCAAACGGCAACTTTGGCCGTAAAGAACACTGGCATGGCGGTCCTGACCGACATCACAACTCTGAACGACATTCATCCGCCCAATAAGCAGGAAGTCGGCCGGAGACTGTCGCTGTGGGCTCTTGCCAACACCTACGGTCAGCAGAACCTTGAGTTCTCTGGACCACTCTACAAGTCGGTAAAGATTGACGGCAACAAAGCGATCGTCACCTTCACGCACGCTGCAGGTTTGAAGTCCCAGGACGGGAAAGAACTTTCCTGGTGGTCGATCGCTGGCGACGACAAGAAGTTTGTCAAAGCAACTGCGAAGATCGAAGGTGAAACGGTCGTGGTGACCGCTGATGGTGTGACCAAGCCAGTCGCGGTTCGATTTGGCTGGCACCAACTTGCGGAACCCAATCTGGCCAACGGAGCCGGTCTCCCCGCCTCTCCATTCCGCACGGATACATGGATCGATGCACAGAACTGGAATCCCTGA
- a CDS encoding VOC family protein: MSSSVQPIPKGRASLIPHIVCAGAAEAIEFYKKAFDAKELSRMSSPDGRLMHAELEIGGSVVFLADDFPEYCNGKSESPLSLKGTPVTLHRYVPDCDVAIAQAEKAGATVLMHPENMFWGDRYGVIVDPFGHKWSLATHQQDLTPEQVRAGMFEAFAQAPQAPAST; this comes from the coding sequence ATGAGCAGTAGTGTCCAGCCAATCCCAAAAGGTCGTGCAAGTCTGATTCCGCACATCGTGTGTGCCGGCGCTGCCGAGGCAATCGAGTTCTACAAGAAAGCGTTCGACGCGAAAGAACTCAGCCGCATGTCCTCTCCGGATGGTCGCCTGATGCACGCAGAACTGGAAATCGGCGGAAGCGTCGTATTCCTGGCGGATGACTTCCCGGAATACTGTAATGGGAAGTCAGAATCCCCTCTGTCACTGAAAGGAACTCCCGTCACGCTGCATCGCTACGTTCCCGACTGTGACGTGGCGATTGCCCAAGCGGAAAAAGCGGGGGCAACAGTCCTCATGCACCCAGAGAACATGTTCTGGGGCGACCGTTATGGTGTGATCGTCGATCCATTCGGGCACAAATGGTCACTGGCAACGCATCAGCAGGATCTCACCCCGGAACAAGTTCGTGCCGGAATGTTCGAGGCCTTCGCACAGGCACCTCAGGCGCCCGCTTCGACCTGA
- a CDS encoding Gfo/Idh/MocA family protein, translating to MAVGSDFTRVKVGVVGLGRFGRLHALTLSGLAEAELVAVVARRQERLDQLRGELPQVPGWLDLDRAIAESGAEAWVVACSTSEHVSVTKRLLQAGRTVLLEKPISSDLSEAESLIPYVKPNSANLMLGHILLFNSEFRQLRDEVHQRGKPAYIDSVRHRPASIVKDFPGENPLVAAMIHDLYSAQVLMNSEEPSRFTCQFHRTPEGAIDLALAQLQWPSGTLASMVASYLTPGGMAPRGFDRLEVFGSGWVARISPNPRPIEVWDDRAHWPMALEIRTDTTGPTGMMAEELRCFCRVAGGREAVPAGATFEDGLQVQRWMHNLEAAGLSRG from the coding sequence ATGGCAGTTGGTAGTGATTTTACACGCGTTAAAGTGGGTGTCGTGGGGCTTGGTCGTTTTGGTCGACTCCACGCACTGACGCTGTCCGGATTAGCCGAAGCAGAACTGGTCGCTGTCGTGGCCCGTCGGCAGGAGCGTCTCGATCAGCTTCGCGGCGAGTTGCCCCAGGTACCAGGATGGCTTGATCTGGATCGCGCCATCGCCGAATCGGGGGCGGAGGCGTGGGTTGTCGCGTGTTCCACGAGCGAACATGTTTCAGTCACGAAGCGACTTTTACAAGCGGGGCGAACTGTTCTGCTGGAAAAGCCGATTTCATCAGATCTGTCAGAGGCGGAAAGCCTGATTCCTTACGTTAAGCCCAATTCTGCCAATTTAATGCTGGGGCACATTCTGCTCTTCAACAGCGAATTTCGGCAGCTGCGTGATGAAGTCCATCAGCGGGGGAAGCCGGCCTATATTGATAGCGTCCGTCATCGGCCCGCCTCGATCGTGAAAGATTTTCCGGGCGAGAACCCTCTGGTCGCAGCCATGATCCATGACTTGTACTCGGCTCAGGTACTGATGAATTCCGAGGAGCCGTCACGGTTTACGTGCCAGTTTCACCGAACTCCCGAAGGTGCCATTGATCTGGCATTGGCTCAATTGCAGTGGCCGAGTGGCACTCTGGCATCCATGGTCGCATCGTATCTCACCCCCGGTGGTATGGCGCCGCGAGGGTTTGATCGATTGGAAGTCTTTGGCAGCGGCTGGGTGGCGCGGATTTCCCCCAATCCCCGTCCCATTGAAGTCTGGGACGATCGGGCACACTGGCCGATGGCTCTGGAGATCCGAACTGATACCACAGGTCCGACGGGGATGATGGCAGAAGAACTGCGCTGTTTCTGTCGGGTTGCCGGCGGCAGAGAAGCCGTTCCTGCAGGAGCCACTTTTGAGGACGGGCTGCAGGTGCAGCGCTGGATGCACAATCTGGAAGCCGCGGGACTTTCTCGGGGGTGA
- a CDS encoding RNB domain-containing ribonuclease, producing the protein MPEFPPRVLDEVKSIPGPAGVETESTRDLRHLTWCSIDNDDSRDLDQLTFAKQTPEGGVQVLVAISDVDALVKAGSPLDEHAQANTTSVYAVGHIFPMLPERLSTDLTSLNLHEDRQAIVVEMDFDSDGRLCNSDIYRATVRNHAKLAYDSVAAWLDGSGPLPVPVQAVPGLDENIRLQDQMAQQLKAVRQAYGALDLETIQTRPVFEGDTLKDLVLDRRNRAKDLISNFMIAANGVVARFLKAHQFPSLRRVVSKPKRWNRIVDLAAEAGHLLPRDPSSTALEDFLVWAQATDPTTFPDLSLSVIKLLGPGEYAAQLVDGHIPGHFGLAVGDYAHSTAPNRRYPDVITQRLLKAALDQRPVPYSDEELKQLAERCTEAEDAAKKVERQVRKSAAALLLESRIGSVFDAIVTGANQKETWVRILHPPIEGRLITGQEGMDVGRRLRVQLVRTDVELGFIDFKRQR; encoded by the coding sequence GTGCCGGAATTCCCTCCGCGCGTCCTCGACGAAGTGAAATCGATACCGGGGCCCGCCGGGGTCGAGACCGAGTCGACTCGCGATCTGCGTCATCTCACCTGGTGTTCGATCGACAACGACGACTCGCGCGACCTCGACCAACTGACGTTTGCGAAACAAACTCCTGAGGGTGGAGTTCAGGTACTGGTCGCTATTTCCGACGTCGATGCGCTCGTCAAAGCAGGATCTCCACTTGATGAGCACGCCCAGGCGAATACGACATCTGTCTATGCCGTCGGTCATATATTCCCCATGTTGCCCGAGCGGCTATCGACCGACTTGACGTCACTCAACCTGCACGAAGACCGGCAGGCTATTGTGGTCGAGATGGATTTTGATTCCGATGGCCGACTGTGCAACTCGGACATCTATCGGGCCACGGTTCGAAATCACGCGAAGCTCGCGTATGACAGCGTTGCCGCATGGCTGGACGGAAGCGGGCCACTTCCCGTTCCCGTCCAGGCTGTCCCCGGGCTTGATGAGAACATTCGACTTCAGGACCAGATGGCACAGCAACTGAAGGCCGTCCGGCAGGCGTACGGGGCTCTCGACCTCGAAACGATCCAGACGCGGCCCGTATTCGAGGGAGATACGTTAAAAGATCTGGTGCTCGATCGCCGCAATCGTGCGAAGGATCTCATCTCTAACTTCATGATCGCTGCCAATGGTGTCGTGGCCCGATTCCTGAAGGCACACCAGTTTCCGTCCCTTCGTCGAGTTGTCAGCAAGCCGAAGCGATGGAACAGGATTGTCGATCTTGCCGCGGAGGCAGGTCATCTCCTCCCCCGGGATCCCAGTTCCACAGCGCTGGAAGATTTCCTCGTCTGGGCGCAAGCCACTGATCCGACCACATTTCCCGACTTATCACTCAGTGTAATTAAGCTCCTGGGACCGGGTGAGTATGCTGCCCAACTCGTCGATGGCCACATTCCCGGTCACTTCGGACTGGCGGTCGGTGACTACGCGCACTCGACCGCTCCGAATCGACGATACCCGGATGTGATCACGCAGCGACTGTTGAAGGCGGCACTCGATCAGCGTCCGGTTCCCTATAGCGATGAAGAACTGAAACAATTGGCCGAACGCTGTACCGAGGCAGAAGACGCAGCCAAAAAGGTTGAACGACAAGTCCGTAAATCCGCAGCGGCACTCCTGCTGGAATCACGGATTGGCTCTGTCTTTGACGCGATCGTCACTGGCGCAAATCAGAAGGAAACCTGGGTCAGAATCCTGCACCCTCCGATCGAGGGCCGACTGATCACAGGTCAGGAAGGAATGGATGTCGGTCGCAGACTGCGAGTCCAACTGGTTCGGACCGATGTCGAACTTGGATTCATCGATTTTAAAAGACAACGATGA